The Hyphococcus flavus genome contains a region encoding:
- a CDS encoding DUF1476 domain-containing protein gives MTTFDDREDKFEKKFAHDAELKFKAEARRNKLLGVWAAELLGKTGAEAEAYAKEVIKADFEEAGDEDVFRKIRQDFDSAGVEQSDHQIRRQMDEYLAEAVNQIQNEG, from the coding sequence ATGACGACTTTTGACGACCGCGAAGACAAATTTGAGAAGAAATTCGCCCATGACGCTGAGCTGAAATTCAAGGCCGAGGCGCGCCGTAACAAGCTTTTGGGCGTTTGGGCTGCGGAACTTCTTGGCAAGACTGGCGCTGAAGCAGAAGCCTACGCAAAAGAGGTCATCAAGGCGGATTTTGAGGAAGCTGGCGACGAAGACGTCTTCCGGAAAATCCGGCAGGATTTCGATAGCGCAGGTGTAGAGCAATCCGACCACCAGATCCGTCGCCAGATGGATGAATATCTGGCGGAAGCGGTTAATCAGATTCAGAACGAAGGCTGA
- a CDS encoding aspartate/glutamate racemase family protein codes for MKMLGVIGGVSPESTALYYRLLNEAAREKLGGEHSANLMIYALDYGVMIKHYNARDWNAFTAEVVAGAERLAAAGVQAIVISSNTTHIAAEAVAERTGLPVLHMLDALGEAMTRAGVNKPLLMGTPVVMGEAHYRSELTKRYAGNVLVPTEAQQLEVGRIILDELVNGVVRSASRAALLEIIANSGADSVILGCTELCMILSADHCDIPVFDTTALHVKAASQYAFSEA; via the coding sequence ATGAAAATGCTTGGCGTTATTGGCGGCGTAAGTCCGGAATCGACAGCTCTATATTATCGCTTGCTGAATGAAGCTGCACGAGAAAAACTGGGTGGTGAGCATTCAGCCAACCTGATGATTTATGCCCTCGACTATGGCGTCATGATCAAGCATTACAATGCGCGTGATTGGAATGCTTTCACGGCAGAGGTCGTAGCCGGAGCTGAAAGGCTCGCTGCCGCCGGCGTTCAAGCGATCGTCATCAGCTCGAACACCACGCACATAGCAGCTGAAGCGGTGGCCGAAAGAACGGGCTTGCCGGTTCTACACATGCTCGATGCGCTGGGAGAAGCAATGACGCGTGCTGGCGTAAACAAGCCCTTGCTTATGGGCACCCCGGTCGTGATGGGAGAGGCGCACTATCGCAGCGAGCTTACAAAAAGATATGCCGGGAACGTGCTGGTTCCTACAGAAGCGCAGCAACTTGAAGTGGGCCGGATAATCCTGGATGAACTTGTCAATGGCGTGGTGCGAAGTGCTTCACGTGCGGCGTTGTTGGAAATCATTGCTAACTCTGGCGCTGACAGTGTCATTCTTGGCTGCACTGAACTATGTATGATTTTAAGCGCAGACCATTGTGATATCCCCGTTTTCGACACCACGGCTTTGCATGTTAAGGCTGCAAGCCAATACGCTTTCAGTGAGGCGTAG
- a CDS encoding LemA family protein yields MSGFLITIGIIVVLAIFVITIYNRIVALSQRTEQAFADVDVQLRQRHDLIPNLVETVKGYASHEKETLDAVITARNAAQAASGPAAQGQAEGMLGAALGKLFALAEAYPDLKANENFMELQRELSDVENKIAAARRFFNNAVQEYNTSIKQVPGNLVAPLGSFSEKEYFEIPESSRAEVEAAPEVKF; encoded by the coding sequence ATGTCTGGCTTTTTGATTACTATCGGCATCATCGTTGTTCTGGCGATATTCGTCATTACAATTTACAACCGGATCGTCGCGCTTTCTCAGCGCACGGAACAGGCTTTCGCCGATGTGGACGTCCAGTTGCGGCAGCGGCATGACCTTATTCCCAATCTTGTCGAGACGGTAAAAGGCTACGCCAGCCACGAAAAAGAAACGCTGGATGCAGTGATTACGGCGCGAAACGCTGCGCAAGCGGCGAGTGGTCCTGCGGCGCAAGGTCAGGCTGAGGGTATGTTGGGCGCAGCCCTCGGCAAGCTTTTCGCACTCGCCGAAGCTTATCCGGACTTAAAGGCAAATGAAAACTTTATGGAATTGCAGCGTGAGCTTTCCGATGTCGAAAATAAAATCGCCGCTGCGCGCCGGTTCTTTAATAATGCTGTTCAGGAATATAACACATCCATCAAACAGGTGCCGGGAAATCTCGTAGCGCCACTTGGGAGTTTCAGCGAGAAGGAATATTTCGAAATTCCCGAAAGCAGCCGGGCTGAGGTTGAAGCAGCGCCCGAAGTCAAGTTTTAA
- the purS gene encoding phosphoribosylformylglycinamidine synthase subunit PurS, with amino-acid sequence MKAKITITLKNGVLDPQGAAIENALASLGFEGADSVRQGKVIEMKLSETDEIAARAKAEEMCKKLLANPVMENYAIEILA; translated from the coding sequence ATGAAGGCTAAAATCACCATCACTCTGAAAAATGGCGTTCTAGACCCACAAGGCGCGGCTATAGAAAACGCCCTCGCCAGCCTCGGATTTGAGGGCGCTGATAGTGTCCGACAGGGCAAGGTGATCGAGATGAAGCTGTCGGAAACGGATGAGATCGCCGCGCGCGCCAAGGCAGAAGAGATGTGCAAAAAACTTCTCGCCAATCCGGTGATGGAAAATTACGCCATAGAAATTCTTGCTTGA
- a CDS encoding LysM peptidoglycan-binding domain-containing protein yields MKVKLLCNAAAIVFAGTVAGSAYANQDPSVSDTPAGGTQILPKPSVEEDLVYLKDIVALQTIRLDEAEELIEKQNALIEAQAQQLQALNAAMTAMGQSPAMAAAGMGGSYRVQSGDTLSAIARRNNTTVAALAEANNLRAPYPLRVGDTLAVPGAAPVAQTRVAAAPSTPPQQAPAKTANNTAQQSSTAQSQAQSQSSTPQPTRVASNTTSGGQNNDPQNEALPQEVGVRPEDENERPYLAIFSDIGGILTPKGSLYLEPAIDHTVTSDNRFFFQGIEIVDAVLIGAIEATDSDRRALTESLGFRYGLTNRMEIDGRFSYVSRKDRVTGVAIDDTTATTRDIGGYGWGDAEIGLHYQLNNGVKFPYTVANVRVKAPTGEGPFEVDRNLNSGIETELAVGSGFWTVEPSLTFILASDPASLYANIGYQMNMPTSPNQVLVDTFPGMQAGTTLIRQTLQEFDPGDALRTSIGVGLSLNERLSLNFGYDQSYFFRSSTDFEFITSEPVLLPDDGDPDTPRVQDRDPMTNALIFEDPVTTLRRTQTSTATVGSFLFGGSYAVNDSLRINLNGAIGATDEAPDARISIRAQYRLFD; encoded by the coding sequence ATGAAAGTAAAGTTGTTATGCAATGCAGCCGCTATCGTTTTTGCTGGAACGGTCGCTGGCTCAGCTTATGCAAATCAGGACCCTTCGGTTAGCGATACGCCGGCTGGCGGCACGCAAATCCTCCCCAAGCCGTCAGTTGAAGAAGATCTCGTCTATCTCAAAGATATCGTTGCTTTGCAGACAATCCGGCTCGATGAAGCCGAAGAGCTGATTGAAAAGCAAAATGCGTTGATCGAAGCGCAGGCACAGCAGTTACAAGCCCTGAATGCCGCAATGACGGCTATGGGCCAGTCCCCAGCTATGGCGGCGGCTGGAATGGGCGGTTCATATCGCGTTCAGTCCGGCGATACGCTTAGCGCGATTGCCCGCCGAAATAACACGACAGTCGCCGCACTTGCGGAAGCAAACAATCTGCGCGCGCCCTACCCTCTCCGCGTTGGCGATACGCTGGCCGTGCCGGGCGCAGCTCCTGTTGCACAAACCCGCGTTGCGGCGGCGCCATCGACGCCGCCTCAACAGGCGCCGGCAAAAACTGCAAACAACACTGCACAACAATCCAGCACTGCGCAAAGTCAGGCCCAATCGCAATCGTCAACGCCGCAACCGACCCGCGTTGCTAGCAACACGACGAGCGGCGGACAGAACAACGATCCACAAAATGAAGCGCTTCCCCAAGAAGTCGGCGTGCGCCCGGAAGACGAGAACGAACGTCCCTATCTGGCGATATTCTCTGACATTGGCGGCATTCTAACCCCCAAGGGCTCGCTATATCTCGAACCTGCTATCGATCACACAGTAACGTCAGACAATCGCTTCTTCTTCCAGGGAATTGAAATCGTCGACGCTGTCCTGATCGGCGCGATCGAGGCGACAGACAGTGACAGGCGTGCGCTGACGGAGAGCCTTGGTTTCCGTTATGGTCTGACCAACCGAATGGAAATTGACGGACGCTTTTCATACGTCTCTCGAAAAGACCGCGTAACCGGCGTCGCTATTGACGATACGACGGCCACGACCCGCGATATCGGCGGATATGGTTGGGGCGATGCTGAAATCGGCCTTCACTACCAGCTCAATAATGGCGTGAAGTTTCCATACACAGTTGCGAACGTCAGGGTAAAGGCGCCAACAGGCGAAGGTCCGTTTGAAGTCGATCGCAACCTTAATTCAGGCATCGAAACTGAATTGGCGGTCGGTTCCGGGTTCTGGACTGTTGAACCTAGCTTGACCTTTATCCTCGCGAGCGATCCTGCATCGCTTTATGCGAATATCGGATATCAGATGAACATGCCAACCTCACCTAACCAGGTGCTGGTTGATACATTCCCAGGCATGCAAGCAGGCACGACCCTAATACGGCAAACGTTGCAAGAGTTCGATCCTGGCGATGCTTTGCGAACGAGCATCGGCGTCGGGCTTTCGCTTAATGAGCGCTTGTCCCTGAACTTCGGTTATGACCAGAGCTATTTCTTCCGGTCCTCAACTGACTTTGAGTTTATTACAAGCGAGCCGGTTTTGTTGCCGGATGACGGCGATCCCGATACGCCGCGCGTGCAAGACCGCGACCCAATGACTAACGCCCTTATTTTTGAGGATCCGGTTACAACGCTGCGGCGGACACAAACATCGACTGCGACTGTCGGGTCATTCCTGTTTGGCGGCTCCTACGCTGTGAACGACAGCCTGCGAATCAACCTGAACGGCGCCATCGGCGCCACGGACGAGGCGCCAGATGCACGGATTTCAATTCGTGCGCAGTACCGCCTGTTCGATTAA
- a CDS encoding serine hydrolase domain-containing protein yields the protein MTISFKAAFGFLGLLWLAACGAEKTESALPGATWSAYESPVAAGFDPEKYAALEAAVADGTTHSMVVVKDGKIAFSYGDVTQTEGTYLASVRKSILTMLMGKYVESGEIDIRKTLAELGVDDVQGLTETEKSATLRDLITARSGIYHPASNFSGVTAEGPQRGDHAPGTYYWYNNWDFNAAGGIFEELVGKDIYEAFEEQFAGPLQMQDYDLQLHQENGKTGNLEHSKFAAYHFYLSARDVARLGLLMLRNGEWNGEKIITENWVRESVSIATPNAEMNPENYRDSGFAYGYMWWIFDPEHFPPEFYGGYAARGHFGQYIVVLPAVDLVFAHKTAPTPYDTPEEYAAVNVTWDEMRVLIDLTLDAMTD from the coding sequence ATGACTATTTCTTTTAAAGCAGCATTTGGTTTTCTGGGGCTGTTGTGGCTGGCGGCTTGCGGTGCGGAAAAAACCGAATCGGCGCTGCCAGGCGCGACCTGGTCTGCCTATGAAAGCCCGGTAGCGGCAGGCTTTGATCCGGAAAAATATGCGGCGCTTGAAGCCGCGGTCGCTGATGGGACTACTCACTCCATGGTTGTCGTTAAGGATGGGAAGATAGCCTTTTCCTATGGCGACGTAACGCAGACTGAAGGAACCTATCTCGCTTCTGTTCGCAAAAGCATCCTGACCATGCTGATGGGAAAATATGTCGAAAGTGGCGAGATCGACATCCGCAAAACGCTGGCGGAACTCGGCGTTGATGATGTTCAAGGTCTGACAGAAACAGAAAAATCAGCGACGTTGCGCGATCTGATCACGGCGCGGTCGGGAATATACCACCCGGCGTCAAATTTTAGCGGTGTGACAGCGGAAGGCCCTCAACGCGGCGATCATGCGCCCGGAACCTATTACTGGTACAACAATTGGGACTTTAACGCTGCGGGCGGTATTTTCGAAGAACTTGTCGGCAAAGACATCTACGAAGCTTTTGAGGAGCAATTCGCCGGACCATTGCAGATGCAAGATTACGATCTTCAGTTGCATCAGGAAAATGGAAAGACCGGTAACCTCGAACACTCAAAATTTGCCGCCTATCATTTCTATCTGTCAGCGCGTGACGTCGCGCGTTTAGGCCTGTTGATGCTGCGCAATGGCGAGTGGAACGGCGAGAAAATCATTACTGAAAACTGGGTGCGCGAAAGCGTTTCCATCGCCACGCCAAACGCTGAAATGAACCCTGAAAACTATCGTGATAGCGGGTTTGCCTATGGCTACATGTGGTGGATTTTCGATCCTGAACACTTCCCGCCAGAATTTTATGGCGGCTATGCGGCGCGCGGCCATTTTGGACAGTATATCGTAGTATTGCCGGCGGTCGATTTGGTCTTTGCGCATAAAACCGCGCCGACGCCCTACGATACGCCTGAGGAATACGCGGCGGTGAACGTGACATGGGATGAAATGCGCGTGCTGATCGACCTGACGCTCGATGCGATGACGGACTGA
- a CDS encoding class I SAM-dependent methyltransferase, which translates to MTDDKGMVAGEPHYIREYRRMISSLRKRSANEEEVMERAVGGAYEKTGAVQAALIDELIPERPIHIIDVGCGSGRLAYALRGQKRIAYSGFDIMADLVEYAKSKCGRSDWRLETISTLQLPVPNACADMVVFMSVFTHLKPGEIKIYIKEALRVLKPGGLVVASYLDPNEPRHTKGWLPAPLQLLARLLGRDVMLTRTSQKMLAEWLTDGGFVIERAIDDGSFGQHVLIASKSGGQIATADGSSYEN; encoded by the coding sequence TTGACGGACGACAAAGGCATGGTGGCCGGGGAACCTCATTACATTCGCGAATACCGGCGAATGATCAGTTCACTTCGCAAAAGAAGTGCGAACGAAGAAGAAGTGATGGAGCGCGCTGTTGGCGGCGCCTACGAGAAAACCGGTGCTGTACAAGCGGCGCTGATCGACGAACTTATCCCTGAAAGGCCTATCCATATTATTGACGTTGGGTGCGGGTCAGGCCGCCTTGCCTATGCCCTACGAGGGCAGAAACGCATCGCCTATTCAGGGTTCGATATAATGGCGGACCTGGTTGAGTACGCAAAAAGCAAATGCGGACGATCGGACTGGCGGCTTGAAACCATCAGCACGTTGCAACTTCCCGTTCCAAATGCCTGCGCAGACATGGTCGTTTTCATGTCGGTCTTTACGCATCTCAAGCCTGGGGAGATAAAAATCTATATCAAGGAAGCATTACGCGTCCTCAAGCCAGGCGGTCTCGTTGTCGCTTCTTATCTTGACCCGAATGAACCGCGTCACACTAAAGGCTGGCTACCCGCGCCTTTACAGCTGCTCGCCCGGCTCCTCGGCCGCGATGTCATGCTGACCCGGACCAGCCAGAAAATGCTGGCTGAGTGGCTGACAGACGGCGGCTTCGTTATTGAACGCGCTATCGACGACGGATCATTCGGACAGCATGTGCTCATCGCCAGCAAAAGCGGCGGACAGATTGCAACTGCCGACGGCTCAAGCTACGAGAATTGA
- a CDS encoding M48 family metallopeptidase encodes MMGAFGLQTHIWNNNLKSILLLAGFPVLLLLLSFGLSVGYVGLVEPVNGVGEGLTLAIEHLSRIWPFAFLGAGLWFFFAWMFHQKIIEASVGAKGLSRKEAPELYNLLENLCISRGLATPKLNIIESPSLNAFASGVSDKTYKVTVTRGLIETLDRDELEAVLAHELTHIMNRDVRLLIIAVIFVGIFSFFGELLFRNMFRTGLRVGGHTRSRNGDSRGGGVLILIAIAMIVIAYLLALVIRFALSQRREYLADAGAVELTRNPNAMISALKKISGRARIDAPNDIQQMMVENTQPFAGVFATHPPIDKRIEALVNFAGGKQ; translated from the coding sequence ATGATGGGCGCGTTCGGCCTGCAAACCCATATCTGGAACAACAATCTGAAATCCATCCTGTTGCTTGCCGGGTTTCCGGTGCTGTTGCTGCTATTAAGTTTTGGGTTGTCGGTCGGCTATGTCGGCTTGGTGGAACCGGTGAATGGGGTTGGCGAGGGACTGACCCTCGCGATTGAACACTTGAGCCGCATCTGGCCATTCGCGTTTTTAGGGGCGGGGCTATGGTTTTTTTTCGCCTGGATGTTCCATCAGAAAATTATCGAGGCGTCAGTCGGCGCAAAGGGTTTGTCACGCAAAGAAGCGCCTGAGCTTTATAATCTTCTCGAGAATTTATGCATCTCGCGGGGTCTCGCAACGCCAAAACTCAATATCATCGAATCGCCATCACTGAATGCGTTTGCGAGTGGCGTCAGCGATAAAACATACAAAGTGACCGTTACGCGTGGTCTGATTGAAACTCTGGACAGAGATGAGCTTGAAGCAGTGCTGGCGCATGAGTTGACGCACATCATGAACCGGGACGTACGTTTATTGATTATTGCGGTTATATTCGTCGGTATTTTCTCATTCTTCGGAGAACTCCTCTTTCGCAATATGTTCCGTACGGGCTTGCGTGTCGGCGGGCACACGCGATCGCGAAATGGCGATAGCCGGGGCGGCGGGGTTCTCATTCTGATTGCCATCGCAATGATTGTCATTGCTTACTTATTGGCTTTGGTGATCAGGTTTGCACTGTCTCAACGGCGTGAATATCTTGCCGATGCGGGAGCAGTGGAACTAACCCGTAATCCGAACGCCATGATCTCAGCATTGAAGAAGATTTCAGGCCGCGCCCGGATCGATGCGCCAAACGACATTCAACAAATGATGGTTGAAAACACGCAACCCTTTGCCGGTGTCTTTGCCACGCACCCGCCAATTGACAAGCGCATAGAAGCGCTCGTCAATTTTGCGGGTGGAAAACAGTAA
- the purC gene encoding phosphoribosylaminoimidazolesuccinocarboxamide synthase: protein MARRKQIYEGKAKILFEGPEPGTIIQYFKDDATAFNNQKKAVLEGKGVLNNRISEFIMTGLERIGVPTHFIKRLNMREQLVRHVEIVPLEVVVRNVAAGSISKRLGIEDGTALPRSVIEFYFKNDDLGDPLVSEEHITAFNWANPQEIDDMMALALRINDFLSGLFAGVGIKLIDFKVEFGRQYEGDMMRLIVADEISPDSCRLWDMETGDIMDKDRFRKDLGDVTDAYREVARRLGVLRENESSGQTGPVLVSDNEK from the coding sequence ATGGCCCGCCGTAAGCAAATATATGAAGGCAAGGCGAAAATCCTCTTTGAAGGGCCTGAACCCGGCACTATCATCCAGTATTTCAAAGACGACGCGACGGCTTTCAACAATCAGAAGAAGGCCGTGCTTGAGGGCAAGGGCGTTCTCAACAACCGCATCTCCGAATTCATTATGACCGGGCTGGAGCGTATTGGCGTGCCGACCCATTTCATCAAGCGCCTGAACATGCGCGAGCAGCTTGTCCGCCATGTGGAGATCGTGCCGCTGGAAGTGGTGGTGCGCAATGTGGCCGCCGGCAGCATATCAAAAAGGCTCGGGATCGAAGACGGGACGGCCCTGCCGCGCTCCGTTATCGAATTTTATTTCAAGAATGACGACCTCGGAGACCCGCTCGTCTCAGAAGAACACATTACGGCTTTCAACTGGGCGAACCCGCAGGAAATTGATGACATGATGGCTCTCGCCCTGCGCATTAACGACTTTTTGTCGGGCTTGTTTGCCGGTGTCGGCATCAAGCTGATCGATTTTAAAGTTGAGTTCGGCCGACAGTACGAGGGCGACATGATGCGCCTCATCGTCGCCGACGAGATCAGCCCGGACAGTTGCCGTTTATGGGATATGGAAACCGGCGATATCATGGACAAGGACCGATTCCGGAAAGACCTCGGCGACGTCACCGACGCTTATCGTGAAGTGGCGCGACGCCTTGGCGTGCTTCGTGAAAACGAAAGCTCCGGCCAGACTGGTCCTGTGCTGGTCAGCGACAACGAAAAATAA
- a CDS encoding diacylglycerol/lipid kinase family protein produces the protein MKALLVINEKSGGVLSCGADHIVSLAERTVETIDDASLEIVAGDYAIIADEVEKASDADTIICAGGDGTQANIAAKLLYDRRALLPLPCGTMNLLSRDLGYSLDLEEALLEGFTSQSSTIDVGQIGDRIFLNNVVFGAYAALADAREELRDVDTLDDLSFGVVEAAHALVNADAIEYQIIIDDEGFSYKTNTVVVSNNEISGSDNFIPYRTRLDQGHLYTYLSDARNGAEFTSTLYSFLRGEHEASDRIDIRQSTTFQISADTDNFSYTVDGDPVETSEPVKIKMLAGALKVKAPTQ, from the coding sequence ATGAAAGCCTTGCTTGTTATCAACGAAAAATCCGGCGGCGTGCTGAGCTGCGGTGCAGACCATATCGTAAGCCTTGCCGAAAGAACCGTGGAAACCATTGACGACGCGTCGCTTGAAATCGTCGCCGGCGACTATGCGATCATTGCGGATGAGGTAGAAAAAGCCTCCGACGCAGATACGATTATATGCGCAGGCGGTGATGGAACACAGGCGAATATCGCAGCAAAGCTCCTTTACGACCGACGCGCGCTTTTGCCATTGCCATGCGGCACAATGAACCTTTTGAGTCGAGATCTCGGCTACTCTCTCGATCTGGAAGAGGCGTTGCTGGAAGGTTTTACTTCGCAATCATCTACTATTGATGTCGGCCAGATCGGCGATCGCATTTTTTTAAACAATGTCGTCTTTGGCGCTTATGCAGCGCTTGCCGATGCACGCGAAGAATTGCGCGACGTCGACACGTTGGATGATTTAAGCTTTGGTGTGGTGGAGGCTGCGCATGCGCTGGTTAATGCTGACGCAATTGAGTACCAGATTATAATTGATGATGAAGGTTTCAGTTATAAGACAAATACGGTTGTTGTTTCCAACAATGAAATATCGGGTTCCGATAATTTTATCCCCTACCGAACCCGGCTCGATCAAGGCCACCTCTACACGTATCTTAGCGATGCAAGAAATGGTGCAGAGTTCACATCAACCTTGTATTCATTTTTAAGAGGTGAGCACGAGGCCTCCGACAGGATCGACATAAGGCAAAGCACTACATTCCAGATTTCAGCAGACACGGACAATTTCAGCTATACAGTTGACGGTGACCCTGTCGAAACATCTGAACCTGTGAAAATTAAGATGTTGGCCGGCGCATTAAAGGTAAAGGCGCCGACACAATGA
- the purQ gene encoding phosphoribosylformylglycinamidine synthase subunit PurQ — translation MKSAVIVFPASNCDRDIAVALEQATGKKPAMVWHGDTDLPDADFYALPGGFSYGDYLRAGAMAAKSPIMRAVIDKAKAGAPLIGVCNGFQILCETGLLPGVLLRNANLDFVCRTVTLKVENTQSMFTSGYEKGDYVNFPVAHHDGNYFADDETLDTLEAEGRVALRYVDNPNGSARNIAGLISDGGNVMGLMPHPERVISPLLGGADGAAFFKNLVNAVS, via the coding sequence ATGAAATCAGCCGTTATTGTCTTTCCCGCTTCGAACTGCGACCGCGATATCGCCGTGGCGCTGGAACAGGCCACGGGTAAGAAACCGGCCATGGTCTGGCATGGCGATACGGACCTGCCTGATGCTGACTTCTACGCCCTGCCCGGCGGGTTTTCATATGGCGATTATCTGCGCGCGGGGGCAATGGCGGCGAAATCGCCGATCATGCGTGCGGTCATCGACAAGGCTAAAGCAGGCGCGCCGCTGATTGGCGTTTGCAACGGGTTTCAGATCTTGTGCGAGACGGGGCTGTTGCCAGGCGTCCTTTTGCGCAACGCCAATCTAGATTTCGTTTGCCGCACGGTGACGTTGAAAGTGGAAAACACGCAATCAATGTTTACTTCGGGCTATGAGAAAGGCGATTACGTTAACTTCCCTGTCGCCCATCATGACGGCAACTACTTCGCCGATGATGAAACCCTCGACACACTTGAGGCTGAGGGCCGCGTGGCGCTGCGTTATGTAGACAATCCCAACGGCTCGGCGCGCAATATCGCCGGCCTTATCAGCGATGGCGGCAACGTCATGGGCCTGATGCCGCATCCGGAACGGGTGATTTCCCCGCTGCTCGGCGGCGCAGACGGCGCAGCGTTTTTCAAGAACCTTGTAAACGCCGTCTCCTGA
- a CDS encoding SDR family oxidoreductase codes for MGRVQGKKVFITGGAQGLGACFGRMLANEGARVVLTDVNLDGAEETATAINQTHDNSTLALKHDVTSKEDWESALGAAADFLGGIDVLINNAGIGTAGSIETETYENWRRTQEIDVDSIFIGTQLAMPYLKKSQPASIINISSVAGLIADGMMLSYNAAKAAVWMMSKSIALHCARSGYDIRCNSVHPVFTRTPIIDPLIQLGGGGDEGEKRLVQQIPWKRLAEPEDVGYAILYLASDESRYITAAEFKIDGGITAQ; via the coding sequence ATGGGACGTGTCCAGGGAAAAAAAGTTTTCATCACAGGTGGAGCGCAAGGGCTCGGCGCCTGTTTTGGGCGCATGCTTGCCAATGAGGGTGCACGGGTTGTTCTTACTGACGTGAACCTTGACGGTGCAGAAGAAACCGCCACAGCTATTAATCAAACTCATGACAACTCTACGCTGGCCTTAAAACACGACGTCACCAGCAAGGAAGACTGGGAAAGCGCCCTCGGCGCCGCAGCAGATTTTCTAGGCGGCATTGACGTTCTGATTAATAATGCGGGTATCGGCACGGCCGGTAGTATTGAGACGGAAACTTACGAAAACTGGCGGCGAACACAAGAGATCGATGTTGATTCAATCTTCATTGGCACGCAGCTTGCCATGCCATACCTCAAAAAGAGCCAGCCAGCATCAATCATCAATATCTCTTCAGTAGCCGGATTGATCGCGGATGGCATGATGCTGTCCTACAACGCGGCGAAAGCGGCCGTTTGGATGATGAGCAAGTCTATTGCATTGCATTGCGCACGGTCCGGCTATGACATTCGTTGTAATTCCGTGCATCCGGTTTTCACGCGGACGCCAATTATTGACCCGTTGATTCAGCTTGGCGGCGGCGGCGATGAAGGGGAGAAAAGACTGGTGCAGCAGATACCTTGGAAACGGCTCGCCGAGCCGGAGGATGTCGGATACGCTATCTTATACCTTGCTTCGGATGAGTCCCGCTATATCACTGCTGCAGAGTTCAAGATCGACGGCGGCATTACCGCGCAATAG
- a CDS encoding metallophosphoesterase family protein produces the protein MTRLAHISDIHFGAVDPAAVEALAVHINAAGIDGLVVTGDLTQAGRKDEFRQAAAYLDRFDVPALVVPGNHDTPVYNLGRRFVDPWGRYRQHIHSELNPAINIGEAFVIGLNSARRANLTFDWSLGRLSSRQLDDATKRLRSSSHSKLKLVAFHHPVLPGPGRAGMAVINQPARALSRFAEAGADVLLTGHAHVARAELYKKAQNPLIVTAAGTATSTRLRGEAPSYNLLSWDGRELSVSIHRLSQNGYEQDSTKTFTRKNNSWS, from the coding sequence ATGACCCGCCTGGCACACATTTCCGATATCCATTTCGGCGCCGTCGACCCTGCCGCCGTCGAGGCGCTGGCCGTGCATATTAACGCCGCTGGCATAGACGGGCTCGTTGTTACAGGCGATCTGACACAGGCTGGACGCAAAGATGAATTCCGCCAGGCCGCAGCATATCTGGACCGCTTTGACGTTCCCGCGCTTGTCGTGCCGGGCAATCATGACACGCCTGTTTACAATCTCGGACGTCGATTTGTTGACCCTTGGGGGCGTTACCGGCAGCATATTCATTCGGAACTCAACCCAGCCATAAACATCGGTGAAGCATTCGTGATCGGGTTGAATTCCGCACGACGCGCAAACCTGACTTTTGACTGGTCTCTTGGCCGACTGTCTTCTCGACAACTTGACGACGCGACCAAACGTCTGCGGAGTTCCAGCCATTCCAAGCTAAAACTGGTTGCCTTTCACCATCCTGTGCTGCCAGGTCCGGGTCGCGCGGGCATGGCGGTCATCAATCAACCCGCACGAGCCCTAAGCAGGTTCGCCGAAGCCGGGGCGGACGTACTTTTAACCGGTCACGCGCATGTGGCGCGCGCAGAGCTTTACAAAAAAGCCCAAAACCCGCTGATTGTGACGGCGGCTGGAACTGCGACGTCAACAAGACTGCGCGGCGAAGCGCCATCCTATAATTTATTATCATGGGATGGCAGGGAACTTTCTGTGTCCATTCATCGTTTGAGTCAGAACGGTTATGAACAAGATAGTACAAAAACATTCACACGAAAAAATAATTCCTGGAGTTGA